One window of the Colletotrichum destructivum chromosome 4, complete sequence genome contains the following:
- a CDS encoding Putative FAD-binding domain, phenol hydroxylase dimerization domain, Thioredoxin-like superfamily has protein sequence METQPDRQSGTHYDIVIVGAGPVGLMLSTILARWGYKIKHIDNRAEPTPTGRADGIQPRSLDLLRNMGLKSAIMAHKPAKVYEVAFWDPPKSGSGIARTGTWASCPDFIDARYPFTTLLHQGHIERVFIDDLSKNGVQIQRPWTITGFTSDETKNPAYPVEVQLEHVDGTARETLRAKYLFGGEGARSFIRNQLQIGIKHKDPISHVWGVMDGVVKTDFPDIKMKCTIHSKHGSIMVIPREENMVRLYIQIASSTDPDFDPRKTATEQEVQESAKRILHPYSIEWERTEWYSVYPIGQGISDRYTLDQRVFLGGDACHTHSPKAGQGMNTAFLDAQNLAWKIHVVESGFAQRDILKTYETERRDVAETLLNFDNKYAKLFSQRPDAASEAQAATEKTASADQAENQFIQTFKESCEFTSGYGVAYKPNTLNWSKTHGAKSPLIHPDGTKLRTGRLFMNADVTRVVDANVVHLEQEIPLNGSFRIFVFAGKPSTTRSALRDFASHLNNKRSFYATYIRDDVNSVSHHEQHNPHSLFFTMCTIFAAKRSTIEISRDVPEVLARYRDHVYADDRWDHRVPGAKAAAHAKLGLDEEKGGVVVVRPDGYVGMVAKLVEGSGTVDALNEYFGAFCTKKLGETLAQL, from the exons ATGGAGACGCAGCCTGATCGCCAGTCAGGCACTCATTATGACATCG TCATTGTCGGCGCTGGACCCGTGGGTTTGATGCTGTCGACCATCCTGGCCAGATGGGGATACAAGATCAAGCACATTGACAACCGAGCGGAGCCGACGCCAACCGGAAGAGCCGACGGCATCCAGCCTCGCTCCCTTGATCTGCTTCGCAACATGGGACTCAAGTCGGCCATCATGGCTCACAAGCCAGCTAAGGTCTACGAAGTTGCTTTCTGGGACCCACCGAAATCTGGCAGTGGCATTGCGAGAACCGGAACGTGGGCCAGTTGCCCCGACTTCATTGACGCCAGATATCCCTTCACGACACTTTTGCACCAAGGTCACATTGAGCGAGtcttcatcgacgacctcagCAAGAACGGTGTTCAGATCCAGCGACCATGGACAATCACGGGGTTTACTTCCGACGAGACGAAGAACCCTGCGTACCCTGTGGAAGTTCAACTAGAGCACGTCGACGGGACAGCCCGCGAGACATTGCGTGCCAAGTATCTTTTTGGTGGCGAAGGTGCCCGCTCATTCATCAGAAATCAGCTGCAGATCGGAATCAAGCACAAGGACCCCATCTCTCACGTATGGGGTGTCATGGATGGCGTTGTCAAGACCGACTTCCCTGACATCAAG ATGAAATGCACGATCCACAGCAAGCACGGTTCCATCATGGTTATTCCCCGCGAAGAGAACATGGTCCGCCTATACATCCAAATCGCATCCTCGACCGACCCCGACTTCGACCCGCGGAAGACGGCTACCGAGCAAGAAGTGCAAGAATCGGCCAAGCGTATCCTTCATCCATACTCCATCGAATGGGAAAGGACCGAGTGGTACTCCGTCTACCCCATCGGACAAGGCATTTCTGACCGGTACACGCTGGATCAAAGAGTGtttctcggcggcgatgcctgCCACACTCATAGC CCCAAGGCCGGTCAGGGTATGAACACTGCGTTCTTGGATGCGCAGAACCTGGCTTGGAAGATACATGTTGTGGAGTCGGGATTCGCACAACGCGATATCCTCAAGACCTATGAGACTGAGCGAAGGGATGTAGCCGAGACGCTGCTCAACTTTGACAACAAGTATGCCAAGTTGTTTTCGCAAAGACCCGATGCTGCCAGCGAAGCCCAGGCAGCCAccgagaagacggcctcggcggatCAGGCCGAGAACCAGTTCATCCAGACTTTCAAGGAGTCTTGCGAGTTCACGAGTGGCTACGGCGTGGCATACAAGCCGAACACCCTGAACTGGTCCAAGACACATGGTGCCAAGTCGCCCCTGATCCATCCCGACGGCACCAAGCTTCGCACCGGCCGCCTCTTCATGAATGCTGACGTGACGAGGGTTGTCGATGCCAACGTCGTTCATCTCGAGCAGGAAATCCCGCTGAACGGCTCTTTTCGCATCTTCGTGTTCGCAGGCAAGCCCTCGACCACGCGGAGCGCGCTCAGGGACTTTGCCAGCCACCTCAACAACAAGCGGTCATTCTACGCTACATACATCAGGGATGACGTGAACAGCGTATCACATCATGAACAGCACAACCCGCACAGCTTATTTTTCACAATGTGCACCATTTTCGCGGCCAAGAGAAGCACCATCGAAATTTCCCGCGACGTACCGGAGGTGCTGGCGCGATACCGCGACCATGTTTACGCGGACGACAGATGGGACCACCGAGTCCCAGGCGCCAAGGCGGCAGCGCATGCCAAGTTGGGACTTGATGAAGAGAagggtggtgttgttgtcgtGCGTCCTGACGGCTACGTTGGCATGGTGGCCAAGCTGGTAGAAGGCAGCGGTACGGTTGACGCCTTGAACGAATATTTCGGTGCATTTTGCACTAAGAAGCTTGGAGAGACGCTGGCGCAACTATGA
- a CDS encoding Putative Ulp1 protease family catalytic domain, papain-like cysteine peptidase superfamily, giving the protein MASEQLKHQGRPPPRQKSKTGYLSSFEELIASRKPRPNSPAPAKPTTFGYSWEPHPTSPSLLVNPGLDRRDPLAGIVAPLQLTTYLSRHYHLQFGQQRAGRKSKPSPNPNPRPISNQEQLRIDRHNHQLRRKPRPTSGRIEDTARAFHERPSRLIFKPHLDRVRPAPQLPKTDYSLVRRLPGNKSSFEDPSVGKPSTTNSIGVCVPPFPRSQQAEYLRRATTSNLPATKAACVGKTLGHLPALGTLLPSSSNTKARGIRGLKRFTPQRHARKDLFGPTGPISVEEVANTTPRVGNTFLSSTDPFTNPHTLRAPPGAFPISPEQPKRPILVRVADSSRTRDCILGGAHCEITTFQSAGHKSLSSDQGSLRSSPLGFAQSLPISNPSRKRRAEDSELDLIVANAADQSQPEQEPLSYTSSPASVASDEGIRRQGRATWLINIMTSVRGAVTKVSSSIAGYVYPRNYDVVERHSRDPQTGNVTTKRMRLELFDDSVNESMTARQSQSVHSGTSKTNLVWVDESTRVAHWHQVAPLVRTFRTISRRLEKGLSGPRDGSSASRVNDDALSQRIYTLGAYIDVFQQTAFVLESIYSHTFLGRLKSTSKFPQSTMDYNMSADEFLAITAAKEFVDNFPDECTPVLTESGVPPRVLKGIGADLDALVSRKPMPNLVQRAGLVGKVMSFFWGRDSFGIDVSDDPVSRIDVEMPGTFPDTLAGSESVEEAAEPRDAPECRPVTKTGYLPPVRTTDAYTFVREHLAEIAAKRRTAYKEVPPGMTPEDLLPRLNQTSILKKDSPSPVVLKRLQKARGLKRVQFSPSTKPLTPSSTKSAGLFKKLFRSPIMIGSPLRRATESSSLSESQTDGSPDNCSSNGPEQHVCAEPETDNTSEHSDGEALAARCKPRLIQHLNKSLNGLEAKGFFVKNNPREPSPWPPSPPTLAGLNISDDKEEELEDLSLHLQLLFDVDKARRREEEERKAREYEAEKLRKTGGLRAPRRRLVTSLPAEWSQKVSALLQASSSKTLAITAESIELKKHDFAKVIPQTEWLNDEIVNGSLQWVDRYVNAAAGATDVKSPNRICLAMGSFFYKRLEDNGVQNTERALRRYGVTKANFLKLETILMPICKNNHWTLLVVRPQKRTVSHMDSFNPKGSVAHTNRALSWVEAFLGSDYKPSEWRSVCHEAPQQTNGYDCGVFTITNGMCLALGLNAIDAYSGDDLPLQRLRLAGMLLNRGFSGEFDLAGL; this is encoded by the exons ATGGCGTCAGAGCAGCTGAAGCACCAGGgccgacctcctccccgACAAAAGAGCAAGACCGGCTATCTCAGTTCTTTTGAGGAGCTCATTGCGAGCCGCAAACCACGACCCAACTCCCCCGCGCCCGCGAAACCGACGACATTCGGATACAGCTGGGAACCCCACCCGACCAGTCCCAGCCTTCTCGTCAACCCAGGTCTCGACCGACGCGACCCCCTCGCCGGAATTGTTGCACCTCTTCAATTGACTACCTACCTCAGTCGTCACTACCATTTGCAGTTTGGTCAACAACGGGCCGGGCGGAAATCCAAACCCAGCCCCAACCCCAACCCGCGACCTATCTCGAATCAGGAGCAACTTCGAATCGATCGCCACAATCACCAGCTTAGACGAAAGCCCCGCCCTACTTCAGGACGAATTGAGGATACCGCTCGCGCATTTCACGAGCGGCCGAGTAGACTGATATTCAAACCCCATCTAGATAGGGTAAGACCAGCCCCCCAGCTGCCGAAGACCGATTACAGCCTTGTTCGCCGTCTTCCCGGGAACAAGTCATCGTTCGAAGACCCTTCCGTTGGCAAGCCTTCGACCACGAACAGCATCGGCGTCTGTGTGCCTCCTTTCCCAAGATCTCAGCAAGCCGAATACCTCAGACGCGCGACTACCTCGAACCTACCCGCTACGAAGGCCGCTTGTGTCGGCAAGACCCTAGGACACCTGCCTGCTCTGGGCACCTTGCTCCCCTCGTCTAGCAATACCAAGGCGAGAGGAATACGTGGGCTGAAGAGATTTACACCTCAGCGGCACGCGAGAAAGGACTTGTTTGGCCCGACCGGCCCAATCAGTGTTGAGGAGGTGGCAAATACCACACCTCGTGTCGGAAACACTTTCCTCAGCTCTACCGATCCCTTCACCAATCCTCATACTCTGCGGGCGCCGCCCGGAGCCTTTCCGATCTCTCCTGAGCAGCCCAAGCGGCCGATCCTTGTCCGAGTTGCGGATAGCTCGAGAACGCGGGATTGTATTCTTGGAGGAGCGCATTGCGAGATCACCACTTTCCAGTCTGCGGGACACAAGTCACTGTCCTCTGATCAAGGCTCCCTTCGCTCCAGCCCGTTAGGTTTCGCCCAAAGCTTACCTATTTCCAACCCATCCCGCAAGCGGCGGGCCGAAGACTCGGAGCTGGACCTCATCGTAGCGAATGCGGCCGATCAGAGTCAGCCTGAGCAGGAGCCACTCAGCTACACCTCGAGTCCTGCAAGTGTGGCTTCAGACGAAGGAATT AGACGTCAGGGCCGTGCGACTTGGCTCATCAATATCATGACCTCAGTCCGAGGCGCTGTTACAAAGGTCTCCAGTAGCATTGCTGGCTATG TGTACCCTCGCAACTACGACGTTGTTGAGCGCCACTCGCGCGATCCTCAAACCGGCAATGTTACCACGAAGCGCATGAGATTGGAGCTTTTCGACGACTCTGTTAATGAAAGCATGACTGCACGACAGTCTCAATCTGTCCATTCGGGGACATCCAAAACCAATCTTGTTTGGGTCGACGAATCAACAAGAGTCGCCCATTGGCATCAAGTGGCTCCACTTGTTCGAACATTTCGAACCATCAGCCGCCGGCTTGAAAAGGGGCTATCGGGCCCCAGAGACGGTTCTTCTGCCTCCCGAGTGAACGACGATGCCCTCTCGCAGCGCATATACACCCTCGGTGCCTATATCGATGTTTTTCAGCAGACAGCGTTCGTCCTCGAAAGCATTTATTCCCACACTTTCCTTGGGAGACTGAAGAGTACCTCTAAATTTCCTCAGTCGACAATGGACTACAACATGAGCGCGGACGAGTTTCTTGCTATTACGGCGGCAAAAGAATTCGTGGACAACTTCCCCGACGAATGCACTCCTGTTCTGACCGAGTCTGGTGTCCCGCCGCGGGTTCTCAAGGGCATTGGCGCCGACCTGGACGCCCTCGTGAGCCGAAAGCCGATGCCTAACCTTGTTCAGCGAGCCGGATTAGTCGGCAAAGTCATGAGTTTCTTCTGGGGGCGCGACAGCTTTGGCATCGACGTATCTGACGATCCTGTCTCGAGGATCGACGTTGAGATGCCCGGAACCTTCCCCGACACGTTGGCGGGAAGCGAGTCAGTGGAGGAAGCCGCCGAACCGAGAGACGCACCCGAATGCCGACCGGTCACGAAGACCGGCTACCTCCCTCCTGTCAGAACCACCGATGCTTATACCTTTGTTCGGGAGCATCTGGCCGAGATTGCGGCAAAGCGACGGACTGCTTACAAGGAGGTGCCCCCTGGTATGACGCCAGAAGACCTGCTCCCTAGACTAAACCAGACGTCTATCCTCAAGAAGGACAGTCCATCTCCCGTTGTATTGAAACGACTCCAGAAGGCGCGGGGTCTGAAGAGGGTGCAGTTTTCGCCATCGACAAAGCCGTTgacgccctcgtcaaccaAATCAGCCGGCTTGTTCAAGAAGCTCTTCCGTTCGCCCATCATGATCGGCTCGCCGCTTCGGCGCGCCACCGAGAGCAGCTCCTTGAGCGAATCACAGACCGATGGCTCACCCGATAATTGCAGCTCCAATGGACCAGAACAGCATGTGTGTGCCGAGCCAGAGACCGACAACACGTCAGAGCATAGCGATGGAGAGGCTCTTGCGGCTAGATGCAAGCCCCGTCTTATACAGCATCTGAACAAATCTCTGAACGGCCTCGAAGCCAAGGGCTTTTTCGTAAAGAATAACCCCCGTGAACCGTCACCTTGGCCCCCAAGCCCTCCAACCCTAGCAGGTTTGAACATCTCTGACGACAAAGaagaggagctcgaggaccttTCCCTCCACCTACAGTTATTGTTTGACGTCGACAAGGCACGTcgaagagaggaagaggaaagaaaggcCAGGGAATatgaggccgagaagctgcgcAAGACCGGCGGGCTTCGCGCTCCTCGAAGACGTTTGGTCACTTCATTGCCGGCAGAATGGTCTCAGAAGGTGTCGGCTTTGTTGCAggccagctcctccaagACACTCGCCAtcacggccgagagcatTGAGCTCAAGAAACATGACTTCGCCAAGGTGATTCCACAGACAGAATGGCTCAACGACGAGATTGTCAACGGCTCGCTGCAGTGGGTCGATCGCTATGTCAACGCAGCCGCAGGCGCTACAGACGTAAAATCACCAAACCGGATTTGCCTGGCGATGGGTTCGTTCTTTTACAAAAGATTGGAGGACAACGGCGTGCAAAACACTGAACGAGCACTTCGCCGATATGGAGTTACAAAGGCAAACTTTCTGAAGCTTGAGACGATTCTCATGCCCATCTGCAAGAACAACCACTGGACCTTACTCGTTGTTCGGCCCCAGAAGCGAACAGTATCGCACATGGACTCCTTCAACCCGAAAGGCTCGGTCGCCCATACCAACAGAGCCTTGTCTTGGGTCGAAGCCTTCTTGGGAAGCGACTACAAACCAAGCGAGTGGAGGTCGGTCTGTCACGAAGCTCCGCAGCAGACGAATGGCTACGACTGCGGTGTCTTCACCATCACGAACGGAATGTGTCTGGCTCTCGGCCTCAATGCCATTGACGCTTATTCTGGCGACGATCTGCCACTGCAGCGTCTCCGACTCGCCGGGATGCTGCTGAACAGGGGCTTCAGCGGCGAGTTCGATCTTGCTGGCCTCTGA